The following are encoded in a window of Lacinutrix sp. WUR7 genomic DNA:
- a CDS encoding META domain-containing protein yields the protein MKFITILLTVFALESCGNTKAATNLENNIEAKQIAVLSGKYMISSFIDNTELPKNIHLNFDETTNIVSGFAGCNNFSASYSTAGNTIKFGTFMSTKMMCKRFMDVEQNLMNTLEKTTNFTIKNNVLTLKNSKEDLVVAVNNNISKIAQEDDYTIEYKSSTRGSYLKIVITNDSIISQKQRGAAPEARKFSPNETTDIFKKVAALDLEELENLESPSKAHQYDAAAAATLTITKNGKTYHTKTFDAGKPNAKIEDLVNTIFSLSEKQ from the coding sequence ATGAAATTTATCACTATACTTTTAACTGTTTTTGCATTAGAATCTTGCGGAAACACAAAAGCAGCTACAAATTTGGAAAACAATATAGAAGCAAAACAAATCGCAGTGCTTTCCGGAAAATATATGATTTCGTCATTTATTGACAATACAGAATTACCAAAAAACATACACTTAAATTTCGATGAAACCACTAATATAGTTTCCGGGTTTGCCGGCTGTAACAACTTTTCAGCAAGTTATTCTACCGCAGGAAACACCATAAAATTTGGCACTTTTATGTCTACAAAAATGATGTGCAAACGCTTTATGGATGTAGAACAAAACCTAATGAATACTCTAGAAAAAACAACAAATTTCACCATAAAAAACAATGTATTAACTTTAAAAAACAGCAAAGAAGATTTAGTCGTTGCTGTTAATAATAACATTTCAAAAATAGCACAAGAAGATGATTACACTATTGAATATAAATCCTCCACAAGAGGTAGTTATTTAAAGATAGTGATTACAAACGATAGTATTATTTCTCAAAAACAAAGAGGAGCTGCACCAGAAGCACGAAAGTTTAGTCCAAATGAAACGACAGATATATTTAAAAAAGTAGCAGCTTTAGATTTAGAGGAGTTAGAAAACCTAGAATCCCCTTCAAAAGCGCATCAATATGATGCTGCTGCAGCGGCAACACTAACAATAACTAAAAATGGTAAAACATACCATACTAAAACTTTTGATGCAGGAAAGCCAAATGCTAAAATTGAAGATTTAGTAAATACTATTTTTAGTCTGAGTGAAAAACAATAA
- a CDS encoding SufE family protein, with the protein MNIQEIQNEIIEEFAMFEDWEERYQYMIDLGKDLPLIDPQYKTEDNIIKGCQSKVWVHAELKDDKIDFTADSDAIITKGIIAILIRVFSNQHPKDILEANTDFIDQIGLKEHLSPTRANGLVSMIKQLKLYAIAYQTQLQ; encoded by the coding sequence GTGAATATTCAAGAAATACAAAACGAAATAATTGAGGAGTTCGCCATGTTTGAAGACTGGGAAGAACGTTATCAATACATGATAGATCTTGGAAAAGATTTACCATTAATTGACCCCCAATATAAAACCGAAGACAACATCATTAAAGGTTGCCAAAGTAAGGTTTGGGTACATGCAGAATTAAAAGATGATAAAATTGATTTCACAGCAGATAGTGATGCCATAATTACAAAAGGAATTATAGCAATATTAATCCGTGTATTTTCTAACCAGCATCCAAAAGATATTTTAGAAGCTAATACCGATTTTATAGACCAAATCGGACTTAAAGAACATTTGTCACCTACTAGAGCAAACGGTTTAGTAAGTATGATTAAACAATTAAAACTGTATGCTATTGCATACCAAACACAACTACAATAA
- a CDS encoding iron-sulfur cluster assembly protein, with product MSETIDTAALGEKIVTVIKTIYDPEIPVDIYELGLIYDVFVNEDYEVKILMTLTTPNCPVAETLPLEVEEKIKSINEVKDAEVEITFDPPWNQELMSEEAKLELGML from the coding sequence ATGAGCGAAACTATAGATACAGCAGCATTAGGAGAAAAAATTGTAACCGTTATTAAAACGATTTACGATCCAGAAATCCCTGTAGACATTTATGAATTAGGATTAATTTATGATGTTTTTGTTAATGAAGATTACGAAGTAAAAATCTTAATGACCTTAACAACACCAAACTGCCCTGTTGCAGAAACACTTCCTTTAGAAGTGGAAGAAAAAATAAAATCTATAAACGAGGTAAAAGATGCAGAAGTAGAAATTACTTTCGATCCACCTTGGAATCAAGAACTAATGAGTGAAGAAGCAAAGTTAGAGCTTGGTATGCTATAA
- a CDS encoding ABC transporter ATP-binding protein, with product MPRRKLTSLKEAKKTNLRKSFSALVFIPRFFKEIWKTNKKLFLLSAFCRGIGAILPVVILWIGKIIIDEIILQTKVEVSDLTLLWTYVAIEFGLIILSDLVSRAISLTDSLLGDSYSIDSSVRIIKKTNQINISLLEDSEFYDKLERARTQTTGRVGLMSNALGEVQSLISILTLVAGLIYFEPYLIILLVLSIIPSFINEIWFSQQQYSLARGWTAERRELDYLRFIGANDKTAKEIKLFGLTDFVVDRFKNLSNEYYNLNKKLAVKRSALGFLFNVLGTLSYYGAYVFIIYRVISGGITLGELTFLSGAFNRLTRNLQDFFSKFTRITESSLYLKDYFDFLDISITPSHKEDMPLPETIQEGFEFKNVHFAYPGSENEILKGISFKMKAGEKLAFVGQNGAGKTTLTKLLLRFYEPTSGEILLDGININRFDKAKYQEYFGVIFQDFFKYEFTVRENIAIGDIDELDNQSKIENAAELSLANEVVQDLKFGYDQQLGKRFAKGQELSGGQWQKVALARAYMKDAKVMILDEPTSALDAKAESEVFDRFIGLTQFKTSVIISHRFSTVRQADRILVLEEGRVLEMGTHEELMKNQSLYADLFTLQAEGYQ from the coding sequence ATGCCAAGACGTAAGTTAACATCTCTTAAAGAGGCTAAAAAAACCAACTTAAGAAAATCTTTTAGTGCACTAGTTTTTATTCCTAGATTCTTTAAAGAAATCTGGAAAACCAACAAAAAACTATTCCTATTATCTGCTTTTTGCAGAGGAATTGGTGCCATATTACCAGTAGTCATACTTTGGATTGGTAAAATAATTATTGATGAAATAATTCTTCAAACCAAAGTAGAAGTTTCCGATTTAACGCTACTATGGACTTATGTTGCCATAGAATTTGGATTAATCATTCTATCGGATTTAGTCAGCAGAGCCATTTCACTAACCGATAGTTTACTTGGCGATTCTTATTCTATAGATTCCTCCGTAAGAATTATTAAAAAAACAAATCAAATAAACATCAGTCTTTTAGAAGACTCGGAGTTTTATGACAAGTTAGAACGCGCAAGAACGCAAACTACAGGTCGTGTCGGATTGATGTCTAACGCGCTAGGCGAAGTACAAAGTTTAATATCCATACTAACCTTAGTTGCTGGTTTAATTTATTTTGAACCGTATTTAATCATCCTTTTAGTACTAAGTATTATTCCTTCGTTTATTAACGAAATATGGTTTAGCCAACAACAATATTCATTAGCTAGAGGTTGGACTGCAGAACGTAGAGAATTAGATTATTTACGATTTATTGGCGCAAATGATAAAACAGCTAAAGAAATTAAACTCTTTGGTTTAACCGATTTTGTAGTCGACAGATTTAAAAACCTATCTAATGAATATTATAATCTTAACAAAAAGCTAGCGGTAAAACGTTCAGCTTTAGGATTCCTATTTAATGTTTTAGGTACTCTAAGTTATTATGGTGCTTATGTATTTATTATATATCGCGTGATTTCTGGAGGGATTACCTTAGGGGAATTAACCTTTTTATCTGGAGCATTTAACAGGCTTACCAGAAACCTGCAAGACTTCTTTTCGAAGTTTACAAGAATTACAGAAAGCTCCTTATACCTAAAAGATTATTTCGATTTTTTAGATATTTCTATTACTCCTTCACACAAAGAAGACATGCCACTTCCGGAAACGATACAGGAAGGATTTGAATTTAAAAATGTGCATTTCGCATATCCAGGATCCGAAAACGAAATACTTAAAGGAATTAGTTTTAAAATGAAAGCTGGCGAAAAATTAGCATTCGTTGGACAAAATGGTGCAGGAAAAACAACGCTTACCAAATTATTGCTTCGTTTTTACGAACCTACTTCTGGTGAAATATTATTAGACGGCATTAATATTAATAGATTTGATAAAGCAAAGTACCAAGAATATTTTGGCGTTATTTTTCAAGACTTTTTTAAATACGAATTTACCGTTAGAGAAAACATTGCCATTGGTGATATTGATGAACTAGACAATCAGTCAAAAATTGAAAATGCAGCCGAACTTAGTTTAGCGAATGAAGTCGTGCAAGATTTAAAGTTTGGTTACGACCAACAACTAGGTAAACGTTTTGCAAAAGGGCAAGAACTTTCTGGAGGACAATGGCAAAAAGTAGCATTAGCCAGAGCATATATGAAAGATGCCAAAGTAATGATACTAGACGAACCAACCTCTGCATTAGACGCGAAAGCAGAAAGCGAAGTGTTTGATCGTTTTATTGGTTTAACTCAATTTAAAACCAGTGTTATTATTTCGCATAGATTTAGTACGGTAAGACAAGCAGATAGAATTTTGGTTCTAGAAGAAGGACGCGTTTTAGAAATGGGAACCCATGAAGAACTCATGAAAAACCAGTCTTTGTATGCCGATTTATTTACACTGCAAGCAGAAGGTTACCAATAA
- a CDS encoding DUF2480 family protein: protein MAEEIINRVASSKLVVFDLEDYYPQGRRVLFDIKDWLYEGFVLREKDFRALVKEHDWSQYQDAFVALTCTTDAIVPDWAYMLLSIQLEPFAKTTVLGNLETLESYLYQDIINNLDITTYKDKPIIIKGCSKKPVPSSAYIMITNKLKPVAKMIMFGEACSSVPLFKSTSSIK, encoded by the coding sequence ATGGCTGAAGAAATTATAAACCGCGTAGCAAGTAGTAAACTTGTTGTTTTTGATCTTGAAGATTATTATCCGCAAGGCAGACGTGTACTTTTTGATATTAAAGATTGGCTTTATGAAGGATTCGTGCTTCGTGAAAAAGATTTTAGAGCACTTGTTAAAGAACACGATTGGTCGCAGTACCAAGATGCTTTTGTAGCATTAACCTGTACCACGGATGCCATAGTACCAGATTGGGCGTATATGCTTTTAAGTATTCAGTTAGAACCCTTTGCTAAAACTACTGTTTTAGGGAACTTAGAAACTTTAGAATCTTATCTATACCAAGACATTATTAATAATTTAGATATTACTACCTATAAAGATAAACCTATCATTATAAAAGGTTGCTCTAAAAAACCGGTACCATCTAGTGCTTATATAATGATTACCAACAAGTTAAAACCTGTCGCAAAAATGATTATGTTTGGAGAAGCCTGCTCTTCTGTTCCGCTTTTTAAAAGCACTTCGTCGATAAAATAA
- a CDS encoding DUF3078 domain-containing protein, producing the protein MKKIFLLAALFIGVASVNAQTEENAQTKTELAAQKAEKQAIADAAQAEANALQAQIDALPGWRKGGNVLLTFNQSAFNNEWTGGGIGNTAANLLINYDANLVKGDYVWDNKLIVDYGVNKNKGAEDFTKSNDRIEFNSIGGKKATGNWYYSAYFNFKTQMDKGYLYVDNVRVAATSHFFSPAYFQAGPGMFWKKSDNLNVMISPAAAKLILVHDEFAGSFGTEAGDTSRFELGAAVRGYYKLNIAKNISMENILALYSNYLEDPQNVDIDYTMNLSMSVNKYISANLVFQAIYDDNTNPNGFQIREAFGVGFNYGF; encoded by the coding sequence ATGAAAAAAATATTTTTATTAGCTGCATTATTTATTGGAGTAGCTTCAGTAAATGCACAAACGGAAGAAAACGCACAAACAAAAACAGAATTAGCAGCTCAAAAAGCAGAGAAGCAAGCTATAGCAGATGCTGCACAAGCAGAAGCTAATGCTTTACAAGCACAAATTGATGCTTTACCAGGATGGAGAAAAGGAGGAAATGTTTTATTAACATTTAACCAATCTGCATTCAACAACGAATGGACTGGTGGAGGTATTGGTAATACTGCTGCTAACTTATTAATCAACTACGATGCAAACTTAGTTAAAGGAGATTATGTTTGGGATAACAAGTTAATTGTGGATTACGGAGTAAACAAAAACAAAGGAGCTGAAGATTTTACAAAATCTAATGACAGAATAGAATTCAACTCTATAGGTGGTAAAAAAGCAACTGGTAACTGGTATTACTCAGCATACTTTAACTTTAAAACGCAAATGGATAAAGGTTATTTATATGTAGATAATGTACGTGTTGCTGCAACTTCACATTTCTTTTCTCCTGCTTACTTTCAAGCTGGTCCTGGAATGTTTTGGAAAAAATCGGATAACTTAAATGTTATGATTTCTCCTGCTGCTGCTAAATTAATTTTAGTACATGATGAATTTGCTGGAAGTTTTGGTACTGAAGCTGGTGACACTTCTCGTTTTGAGTTAGGCGCTGCTGTAAGAGGTTACTACAAATTAAACATAGCGAAAAACATTTCTATGGAAAACATCTTAGCGTTATATTCTAACTATTTAGAAGATCCTCAAAATGTAGATATCGATTACACAATGAATCTTTCAATGTCAGTAAACAAATACATTTCTGCTAACTTAGTATTTCAAGCAATCTATGATGATAATACAAACCCTAATGGTTTCCAAATTAGAGAAGCTTTTGGTGTAGGTTTTAACTACGGATTCTAA
- the hflX gene encoding GTPase HflX, translating to MIEKKDIDLERAVLIGVVTKSQDEDKSKEYLDELEFLTYTAGGEVLKRFTQKLDSPNPKTFIGTGKIEDVRKFIEENDVGTAIFDDELSSAQERNISKILGCKVLDRTNLILDIFAQRAQTSYARTQVELAQCEYLLPRLKGMWTHLERQKGGIGMRGPGETEIETDRRIVRERITLLKAKIKTIDKQMSVQRGNRGQMVRVALVGYTNVGKSTLMNVVSKSKVFAENKLFATLDTTVRKVVIQNLPFLLSDTVGFIRKLPTQLVESFKSTLDEVREADLLLHVVDISHPNFEEHIESVNKILGEIDSTDKPMIMVFNKIDTYEAEPYDETDLIAERTEEHYSLDEWKKTWMHRVGKDNALFISALNKQNLEEFKKRIYDEVREIHVTRFPYNHFLYPDYNEEEE from the coding sequence ATGATAGAAAAGAAAGATATAGACCTAGAAAGAGCAGTTTTAATTGGAGTAGTAACTAAAAGTCAGGACGAAGACAAGTCTAAAGAGTATTTAGACGAGTTAGAGTTTTTAACCTATACCGCTGGAGGAGAAGTGTTAAAACGCTTTACCCAAAAACTAGATTCGCCAAATCCTAAAACCTTTATTGGTACTGGGAAGATTGAAGATGTTCGTAAGTTTATTGAAGAAAACGACGTAGGAACAGCCATTTTTGATGACGAATTATCTTCGGCACAAGAACGTAATATTAGTAAAATACTAGGCTGTAAAGTACTAGATAGAACCAACCTTATTCTAGATATCTTTGCACAAAGAGCACAAACTAGTTACGCTAGAACGCAAGTAGAATTGGCACAATGCGAATATTTACTACCTCGTTTAAAAGGAATGTGGACCCACCTCGAAAGACAAAAAGGTGGAATTGGAATGCGCGGACCTGGAGAAACAGAAATTGAAACCGATAGACGTATTGTAAGAGAAAGAATCACCTTGCTTAAAGCTAAAATAAAGACCATAGACAAGCAAATGTCTGTTCAGCGAGGTAATCGCGGACAAATGGTACGTGTTGCGCTTGTAGGGTATACCAACGTTGGTAAATCGACTTTAATGAACGTGGTGAGTAAAAGTAAAGTATTTGCCGAAAACAAACTCTTTGCAACGCTAGACACCACCGTACGTAAAGTAGTAATCCAGAATTTACCATTTTTATTAAGCGATACCGTAGGATTTATACGTAAGCTGCCAACCCAATTGGTAGAAAGTTTTAAAAGTACGCTAGACGAAGTAAGAGAAGCAGATTTGCTGCTACATGTTGTAGATATTTCCCATCCTAATTTTGAAGAACACATAGAATCTGTAAATAAAATTCTAGGGGAAATCGATAGCACAGACAAACCCATGATTATGGTTTTTAATAAGATTGATACTTATGAAGCAGAGCCTTATGATGAAACCGATTTAATTGCAGAACGTACCGAAGAGCATTATTCTTTAGACGAATGGAAAAAAACTTGGATGCACAGAGTTGGTAAGGATAATGCCTTATTTATTTCTGCCTTGAACAAGCAAAATTTAGAAGAATTTAAAAAACGTATTTATGATGAAGTTCGTGAAATTCACGTAACTCGTTTTCCATACAATCATTTTCTGTATCCAGATTATAACGAAGAAGAAGAGTAA
- a CDS encoding endonuclease/exonuclease/phosphatase family protein: MIDYSEIPVNPDLHTVAFYNAENLFDIFDDAKKHDSDFLPRADKRWTFKRYQNKLRKLGYAISNIGRKENGKHPAIIGLAEVENAKVLKDLIASKHVKNCNYNYVHYDSKDERGIDVALLYDKTIFTLEASEKFSLELYNDAGLPDYTRDILLVSGVLDGYKIHVIVNHWSSRREGERETEHKRMAGSNKVGEIISNLKLNDPDAKIIVVGDFNDDPSSKSIARLLSGFHLLNPMQALRSYTRGTSKYKRQWFLFDQILVTRNFYEKTENGLQFEKANIFDEDFLRVSDGKYKGSPFRTYVGKRYQGGYSDHFPVYAVLKTQKK; encoded by the coding sequence ATGATTGATTATTCCGAAATTCCTGTAAACCCAGATTTACATACCGTAGCTTTTTATAATGCGGAAAATTTATTCGACATTTTTGATGATGCAAAAAAACATGATAGCGATTTTTTGCCAAGAGCAGATAAACGATGGACATTTAAACGTTACCAAAATAAATTACGAAAGTTAGGTTATGCTATTTCTAATATAGGAAGAAAAGAAAACGGGAAGCATCCTGCAATTATTGGTTTAGCGGAAGTAGAAAACGCGAAAGTTTTAAAAGATTTAATTGCCTCTAAACATGTAAAAAATTGCAACTATAATTATGTGCATTACGACTCTAAAGACGAACGTGGGATAGATGTTGCTTTGCTTTATGATAAAACGATTTTTACCCTAGAAGCTTCCGAAAAATTTTCATTAGAATTATATAATGATGCCGGTTTACCAGATTATACAAGAGATATTTTATTAGTTTCTGGTGTACTCGATGGTTATAAAATACATGTTATTGTAAATCATTGGTCTTCTAGACGCGAAGGGGAAAGGGAAACAGAGCACAAAAGAATGGCAGGATCTAATAAGGTTGGAGAAATTATTTCGAACTTAAAATTAAATGATCCAGATGCTAAAATTATAGTTGTAGGAGATTTTAATGATGATCCTTCTAGTAAAAGCATTGCACGTTTACTTAGTGGTTTTCATTTATTAAATCCAATGCAAGCATTACGCTCGTATACGAGAGGAACTAGTAAATATAAAAGACAATGGTTTTTATTTGACCAAATATTAGTTACCAGAAATTTTTATGAAAAAACAGAAAATGGTTTACAATTTGAAAAGGCTAATATTTTTGATGAAGATTTTTTAAGAGTATCTGACGGAAAATATAAAGGTTCGCCATTTAGAACCTATGTTGGTAAAAGATATCAAGGTGGCTATAGTGATCACTTCCCTGTGTATGCCGTTTTAAAAACACAGAAAAAATAA
- a CDS encoding DUF5689 domain-containing protein yields the protein MKRTNKFLTLILTMVAVIAITSCVQDDDYTIPNSLGNDENEALTELLGQLNDVNSGVTALTVTQVKKLYTDYEEEQSGFDYDKFYQILSDVVVKGYVSSSDATGNFYKEFYIQDSPTNPTAAIQIVLNQADSYNQYNQGREVYIKLKDTYVGLTSSEVIAIGGKTDDDEVGQFTAVQVPDYILRSANTEAITPLELSFSAINESHVGMFVKINNAEFPSYLNGELYGDSSEDFDTQRELQACDGFSYSNFILETSSFANFYNTALPLDKGGSIAGIVTKSYGGDNLVLALNSLNDVVFDQERCTPLSLDMFDVVFEEDFVGGLNGWDVINTEGTQSWYAASFGGDSYVRGSGYDGSSAVTMVSWLISPSFDFDAQEGEQMVLEIADAFSDAGEEPLKAYYSTDYVAGSDPSTATWVEVGTDEIEALPINGGFFDNIYNETGFIDLSAPTGNGFIAFVYDSDDAAISSTRDLGNVKILAPQ from the coding sequence ATGAAAAGAACGAATAAATTTTTAACGTTAATACTAACAATGGTAGCTGTAATAGCTATTACATCTTGTGTACAGGATGATGATTATACAATTCCTAATAGTTTAGGTAACGACGAAAACGAAGCATTAACTGAATTGTTAGGGCAATTAAATGATGTAAATAGTGGTGTAACCGCTTTAACCGTAACTCAAGTAAAGAAACTTTACACAGATTATGAAGAAGAACAATCTGGATTTGATTATGATAAATTTTATCAAATTCTTTCTGATGTTGTAGTAAAAGGATATGTATCTTCTTCTGATGCAACTGGTAACTTCTATAAAGAATTCTATATTCAAGATAGCCCAACAAATCCAACAGCTGCTATACAAATCGTATTAAACCAAGCAGATTCTTATAATCAATACAACCAAGGAAGAGAAGTCTATATTAAACTAAAAGATACTTACGTTGGTTTAACTTCTTCTGAAGTTATTGCTATTGGAGGTAAAACAGATGATGATGAAGTAGGTCAATTTACTGCTGTTCAGGTTCCAGATTATATTTTAAGATCTGCAAATACAGAAGCTATTACTCCTTTAGAATTAAGTTTTTCTGCTATAAATGAAAGTCATGTTGGAATGTTTGTTAAAATTAATAATGCTGAATTTCCTTCCTATTTAAATGGAGAACTTTATGGAGATTCTTCAGAAGATTTTGATACTCAAAGAGAATTACAAGCATGTGATGGTTTTTCTTATTCAAACTTCATATTAGAGACTAGTTCTTTTGCTAATTTTTATAATACTGCTTTACCATTAGATAAAGGTGGTTCTATTGCAGGTATTGTTACAAAGTCTTATGGTGGAGATAATTTAGTTTTAGCCTTAAATTCTTTAAATGATGTGGTATTTGATCAAGAAAGATGTACGCCTTTAAGTCTTGATATGTTTGACGTAGTTTTTGAAGAGGATTTTGTTGGAGGTTTAAATGGATGGGATGTTATTAACACAGAAGGAACTCAGTCTTGGTATGCAGCATCTTTTGGTGGAGATTCTTATGTTAGAGGTTCTGGTTATGATGGTTCTAGTGCCGTTACAATGGTTAGTTGGTTAATTTCCCCTTCCTTTGATTTTGATGCGCAAGAAGGCGAACAAATGGTATTAGAAATTGCTGATGCTTTTAGTGATGCAGGTGAAGAGCCATTAAAAGCTTATTATTCTACTGATTATGTTGCAGGAAGTGACCCTTCTACTGCTACATGGGTTGAAGTAGGAACAGATGAAATTGAAGCATTACCAATTAATGGTGGATTCTTTGATAATATATATAACGAAACTGGTTTTATCGATCTTTCTGCTCCAACTGGAAATGGTTTCATAGCTTTTGTTTACGATAGTGATGATGCGGCAATTTCTTCAACTAGAGATTTAGGGAATGTTAAAATATTAGCTCCTCAATAG